From Salipiger profundus, a single genomic window includes:
- a CDS encoding M48 family metalloprotease translates to MFAVDRVRLLAGLLLAALFFVSAAPARAVTLLRDADIEHALDALAAPVLRAAGLSPSQVRMMVVDDMSLNAFIVDTQAIYVNAGLVMKLDSPEALQAVIAHEAAHMTNGHIARRLGNMRSARTAAALGMALAAATAAATGSGDAAAGVLIGSQDAVMRNFLSHTRAEESSADITSIRTLTRAGIDPHGALEVLELFRGQEALSAGRQDPYMRSHPLTRDRQRAMAGLVAGARGAASGTDPTAAYWFARARAKLSAFLRAPNWTLRRLDRSPSRDIALMSEAVARHRQSDLRRALAAIDGAIAMRPQDPFLRDLKGEILLESRQAGPAIQVYDQARRLAPRNAQILGGLGRAQLAAGQYGAALKTLEDARGRDWRDGRVLRDLAVAYAKTGNAGMASEATAQRYALQGRLKDAGIHAKRAAGLLPRGSAPWRRAQDVLEAAERASKDR, encoded by the coding sequence ATGTTCGCGGTGGATCGTGTCCGGCTGCTGGCCGGACTTTTGCTGGCAGCGCTGTTTTTCGTGTCGGCGGCGCCGGCGCGGGCGGTGACGCTGCTGCGCGACGCCGACATCGAACATGCGCTCGACGCGCTGGCCGCCCCGGTGCTGCGCGCGGCGGGCCTCAGCCCCTCGCAGGTGCGGATGATGGTGGTCGACGACATGTCGCTCAACGCCTTCATCGTCGACACGCAGGCGATCTACGTGAACGCCGGGCTGGTGATGAAGCTCGACAGCCCCGAGGCGCTGCAGGCGGTGATCGCCCACGAGGCCGCGCACATGACCAACGGCCACATCGCGCGCCGCCTCGGCAACATGCGCAGCGCGCGCACCGCCGCCGCGCTCGGCATGGCCCTTGCCGCCGCCACTGCCGCCGCGACCGGCAGCGGCGATGCCGCCGCCGGCGTGCTCATCGGCTCGCAGGACGCGGTGATGCGCAACTTCCTGAGCCACACGCGGGCCGAGGAAAGCTCGGCCGACATTACCTCGATCCGGACACTGACGCGCGCCGGTATCGACCCCCACGGCGCGCTCGAAGTGCTCGAGCTGTTCCGTGGGCAAGAGGCACTGTCGGCCGGACGGCAGGATCCCTACATGCGCAGCCACCCGCTGACCCGGGACCGCCAGCGCGCGATGGCGGGGCTGGTGGCGGGTGCCAGGGGCGCCGCGTCCGGCACCGATCCCACCGCCGCCTACTGGTTCGCCCGCGCGCGCGCCAAGCTCTCGGCCTTCCTGCGCGCGCCGAACTGGACGCTGCGGCGGCTCGATCGCAGCCCCTCGCGCGACATCGCGCTGATGTCCGAGGCCGTCGCGCGGCACCGCCAGTCGGACCTGCGCCGCGCGCTCGCCGCCATCGACGGGGCCATCGCGATGCGCCCGCAGGATCCGTTCCTGCGCGACCTAAAGGGCGAGATCCTGCTGGAATCCCGGCAGGCCGGCCCGGCGATACAGGTCTACGATCAGGCCCGCAGGCTTGCCCCGCGCAACGCGCAGATCCTTGGCGGGCTCGGCCGCGCGCAGCTTGCCGCCGGGCAATACGGCGCCGCGCTGAAGACCCTCGAAGACGCCCGGGGCCGCGACTGGCGCGATGGCCGGGTGCTGCGCGATCTGGCCGTGGCCTACGCCAAGACCGGCAACGCTGGCATGGCCTCTGAGGCGACGGCACAGCGCTACGCCCTGCAGGGCCGGCTGAAGGACGCGGGCATCCACGCGAAACGTGCGGCCGGGCTGCTGCCGCGCGGATCCGCCCCGTGGCGCCGGGCGCAGGACGTGCTAGAAGCGGCGGAACGCGCGTCGAAGGACCGCTGA